A segment of the Lepus europaeus isolate LE1 chromosome X, mLepTim1.pri, whole genome shotgun sequence genome:
CCAGAGGATGAGTCTGTGGGAtgtgtttttttggttgttggtTTGGGGTTTCCTGAACTAGACCCATCAAGAAGCCTGTGGAGTtgtctgtaaatttcttttggttaGAGTCATTACAATATCTCCTTCCCTGGCTCCACTGATGGTACTGCCATGACAGACAGAACCTCTTCTACTAACCACtaagaaaataaagcagaaatctGATATATGTAAATCAATATGATTAGGAGCAACcttagggccagcgttgtggtgcagcaggttaagctgccatctgcaacactggcatcccatatgggtgctgcttggagtctcaactactccacttccaatccagctccctgcaaatggcctgggaaaacagcagaagatggtccaaatacttgggcccctgccacccatgtaggagacctgaatggagttccaggcccctggcttcagcttggcccagccctggccattgcagccatctggggagtgaaccagcagatggaagaacactctcttttttttaatatttatttgaaagtcagagttacacaaagagagaaggagagagagagagagagagagagagagaggtcttccatccgctggttcactccccaattggccgcaacggccagagctgcaccaatccgaagccaggagccaggagcttcttctgggacttccatgtgggtgcaggggcccaaggatttgggtcatcttctaccactttccaaggccatagcagagagctggatcagaagtggagcagccgggacttgaaccggcgcccacgcgggatgccggcactgcaggcgacagcttttacccgctatgtcacaacaccaaccccgaaagaactctctttctctctctctcccctctctctaactttgcttttaaaagaaatattttttttaaaaaaaagagcagtctGATTTTGTTCTCAATTCTTTGAAATGGGATCTACTCAGATATTAACCTTTCCTGGTTCCTTCTGAGTCCTAGATTGCCACCGATAAGCAACCTACAATGATAGCCTCTGAAGAATTATTAGGTCAGCGGGTTCCTAAGGATTCCAGGCTGATTAAGACCCTGAAAGAATCTTTTTGTACCTTCCACCTCCAGTTCCAGCCAAGGCTGTTTAATAACGGACCGTGTAAGGACAAGTGGTGGCGTATGTAGATCTTCTCACCAAATGCCACTCAGGTATATTTCACTTTACATAATACATATTCTAGAAAACAAGCACTCATAGAACTGTGTTGATTAGAATAGCACTGTTGTAAGGATCTAAAAAGATACGACATGCGGAGTTAGATCAATGTATGCTGGTATTTAGTGTCCCCTAAGGTCCTCCAAATGATGCTACCCTTTTCTTCTTGGCACAGAGTGGATTCCTAGAAAAAGAAGACGATCGAATATAGAGGTAAAATATAAGAGAAGGAAAGTGTGGGACGTCTTGGGCGGGAGGCAGATGATGGTGGTGGAGTTTTTGTGGGTGAGCTAGTAGAGGTGAGGGAGCTTTTAGTAGACGCCCTTTTATTGTAAGCCTGGAgggacaagggaaaaaaaaaaaaactaggactAGAACTTTCCAGGAGGCATTGCACGGGCTACCCTCCAGTAAAAAGAAGATCTGAGATCCCCGtggctacaaaaacaaacaaacaaacaaacaaatccgtCTTACACGTTTTTCCTTAGAGCAAAAGTAGACCTCTGCTCTAAGACAGAGTCACATGGCTCCACTTAGTGGTAGTGTCTAGCTATTGCACTGagaatgtctgcagcagccaccAGACTCACTGAATCAAAACCTTGaaatggaaagaagtggttatgttattaaaaacaaaaacaacaaaaaacgtGGGATCTTGATATGCTGCCATATTTTAGAATTACTGGATAAACTTATGCTTTTCTTGCGACATGGAGACTTTTACTGATGCCAATCTGTATGGCAGGAGGCATCTGGGCAGCACAGTAACCTTaaccttctctctgctttttgcaGGCGCCAGGAGACGttatgaagaaagaaaggataaGGGGATAGGAAGGCCCTTTGAAGACATTTAATCCACACGCAGGTAGAAGAAAAGCCCATTAATGGTGATAGTTATTCCAAAGCCCTTTGATTCATCCAACAGTCACTTATCAAACACGGACCTCATGTGGCCATCTTGCCTCTTTGTGTTTCACACATCAAAAAGCAACAGGTACAAACGACAGTTTCAAGGGGGCATTGcatcagtacatggaagacaCCCAATAAatttggtgaatgaataaatgcatcGTTTGATGAATGAAGTTGATCAGTTCAGGTAGGAGGTAAAGAACCCAAAAAGGCACTGACCAGACAAGTGGTGAAGGGAATGGTGGCACAAACAGGAGTATATGCTTGTAGTAAAGTCAGAAAACCTACTTAGTAATAGTTATTATTAGTAATAATTAATTATCAGTAGTAGTAATTAGGATCCCAATCTTCTTTACAAACCCACTTGCTACTCTGTCCTGTTGCAGCCTTTTCAGTCCCCTGACAGCtactacacacacgcacacaaagtATTTGTTAGGGATCTCCAGAGAAAAAACCATTTggagatatacatatacatgaatTCATACATTATAAAGTATTGGCTCACAAAATTATGGAGGCTGGGGGCCGACGCTGTgctgcagctggttaaagccctggcctacagcgctggcatcccatatgggcgccagtttgagttctgactgctccacttccgatccagctctctgctaaggcctggaaaggcagtagaagatggcccaagtccctgggcccctgcactcacatgggagaccaggaagaagctcctggctcctggcttcggatcagcataggtCCGGacgttgccgccatctgggggagtgaatcagcagatggtaaacctctttctctatctgtctctggctctacctctctctgtaactctgtctttcaaataaataaataaataaaattttttgaaaagtgttatgaaaatatttttttttaattatggaggctgagaagcccCATAATCTACCCTCTGCAAACTGGAAACCCAGGCAGGCCAGTAGTGTAGTTCTAAGGCCTGAGAGCAAAGAGTGAATAGTGTGGATTCTAGTCAAAATCTGAAGGCCTTAGAACAAAGAACACAGAGGGAAGAATATCAATGTTCCAGCTCAAGCAGTAAGGCAGAGAGCATGAATCCTATCTtcctcatctttttcttttgcttagGCTCTTGATGGACATTGGATGATGCCTATCAACTTACACAAGGGCAATCCACTTCACTCAGTCTACCTatctatatattattttcttctggGAACAGTCTCACAGACACACCTATAAAGAATGTTTATCATCTGAGTATTTATTATCCATTTTTATTATCTATAAAGAATGTTTATTATCTGAGTACCCCATGATGCAGTCAACTTGACACAAAAAATtacctaacacacacacacacacacaatctctgaTGCTGTTCatgatgttttattttcctgtagTGGCTTCCTGACTTCTTCCCTCTCCAGTATCCTTCACTGCCAGTTAAAAATCCTAATGATcatttgagacccagatggagagccTTTTCACGAACACCTTCTCAGACACTTccatccttcctctcctcctcctagcTTATACTGCTCTCTCTTGTGGTCCCATAGTACTTTTTGCTCATCCCAATTTTAGTACTTGACACCTGTGTCATCACTGTCCAAGTGTCTATCTTTTCCTCAGACCATGAAATAGGGAGATCCGTGAGTCTTAGGCATCTGTGAGTCCCTAGCTGTGAACACAACTCTCAGAACATAGTATATACTGAACACATGCTCAGTGAATGATTGAATGCCATGCTCTGAAGTGTTTACCCTACAGTTTCATGAGCTCATAGATGTTATTAATATTGCTGGGTTGTTGTTTATTCAAGGGAGTTGATACTATTTAAAGTGACTGAAGAATTAGCTTCTGAGTAGTCTGCAAGGAACAATTACAGGGAAGAATATTTTTGAAGTAGCAAAaacaatggggccagtgctgtggagcagctgcttaaagccccagcctgctgcgctggcatcccatttggacaccagttcgagtcctggctgctccacttccgatccagctctctgctatggcctggggaagcagtagaagatggcccaagtccttgggcctctgcaccagcgtgggagacctggaagaatttcctggctcctggctactgatcagctcagctctggccattgcagtcatctgggaatgaaccagtggatggaaaacacctctctctctctctctctctctctcgtaactctttcaaaaaaataaaaataaatctttaaaaaaaaaaccaccaccaaTATGATATAACCTAAGGTGGAATCTGCTACAACTGATGGTGGCGAAAATATGTCTGGAACAGAAAAATGGTTAGTgaacaaatatataaaactttttaaaatataaagtatttaacCTCTATATTTATTATGGTATTATTTCTCAGTGGTTGCATTGCAATGAATATATTAGTCTCTCATATGCTATTAAGCCAGTAGTATCAATATGGAACTTCACCTACTTTCATGAACTTAACCACTGCTGTGAACACTTGTTTCCTTCCACAAAGCAATTGTATAGCTACGCAGTGGTAAAGGGAGGTTTTTctgtgtgattttctttttatctagGAGTCACCACACATACTTTCACCACCATCAGTTGTAGCAGATTCCACCTTAGGTTATATAAtattggtgtttttttttaagatttatttttatttattcgaaagagttatggggggagagagaaagagagagaggtgtcttccatccactggattattttttattgaataaaACCTCTCTCAAGTATCATTGAACTCGTAATGGCTTTAGAGATGAACATTAGTTGTAAGTTCAATAttgctttttaattatttcaaccaAAAATTATAAGATACACGAATATTGTgctcactggggctagtgctggaGCATTGGTCtacttggaggagaggaggtgagtgtgagactacaTCAACAGAGAAGAACAAACTGCCCctgtaacaaagaaaaaaaggagatttactacacccaacatgggtgtcaccttggacattcccctcaccctggagcactgaacagaactcCGAGTCATAATCAGCACATGCCTCatagtattcactgaaagatcagacattccactaagccacagaggaatagtctaATATAAAAAGCCATTACAGggggaaaaaaccaacaagtatctccaaacatgcttaaaaataaacacagaaattcaagatacAAGGGAGACAATATGaagcccccaaaagaacacaacaacgcttcaatactagaatgtgaaaataaagagattgaagaaatgccagaaatggaattcaaaaaaattgaaattcaaaaaattcattgaaatattacttagaagtaatcagaagcaaatccactaACTAAAGAATTCcataaatgacatgaatgaaaatttttcccatgaaattgagattttaaagagaaatgaaatgtttgaaatgaagaattcaataaaacaaataaaaatgcagtggaaagccttaataatagactcaatgaggcagaagaaagaatatctgagttataagataaatctctggaaattttacagtcagatcaaaagaagaaggaggaggagaagaagaaattagaaaactataaaacagtgttggagatttatgggatactctCAAAGGACTtaacatacaggtcttagaagttcctgaaggcacagaaagagagaatggattataaggcatttttagtgaaatcattacagaaaacttccctaatttggagaaagaaaggacatccaagtacaggaagcatataggaCTCCTAATAGACACGTGCATCTACaagcaacttatctttgacaaaggagctaaaatcaatccctaaaggaaggacagcctcttcaacagatggtgctggaaaaactggatgtcCAAATGCAGAAATATGAATCAAGACCGCTACtctataccttacacaaaaatccactcaaaatagattaaagatctaaatctatgacctgataccatcaaatttagagaacattggaaaacactgcaagacattggcataggcaaagacttcctggaaaaggtcccagaggcacaggcaatcaaagccaaaactgacaaatgggattacatcaaattgagaagcttctgcactgaaaagtaaagactcagcaaagtgaagaggcaaccaacagaatgggagaatgtATTTGTGGACtttgcaattgataaaggattaataaccagaatatataaagagatcaagaaacttaacaacaaaacaaacaacccacttaagaaatgggaaatACAGGTAAAATacaggaaatccaagtggccaacagacacatgaaaaaattctcaggattactagccatcagggaaatgcaaatcaaaaccacaatgagtttttgCCTCAccttgttagaatggctttcaaacagaaatcaacaaacaaatgctggcaaggatgtgggggaaaaggtaccctaatccactgttggtgggaatgtaaactggtacagccactgtggaagacagtatgaatatacctcagaaatctgaatatagatctaccatatgacccttccatctcacttctgggaatttacccaagggaaatgaaattagcatatgtatgaaagagttatctgtactcccgtgtttattgcagctcaattcacaatagctaagatatggaatcaacctaaatgcccatcaactgaaactGGATAAAcatattatgggatatgtataccatggaatagtatacagtggtttaaaaaaattaaatcctgtcgtttgcaacaaaatggatgaaattgggaaacattatatttaatgaaatgtgccagtcccaaaaggacaaataccatatgttctccctgatctgtgataactaatagagcacctgcaACATAATCTATAGCagagaaactgacattttgagatgcaatTTTGAACAttccttgtctcaactattgaggaacagtggttttttcttatattatttgttgaacacttagagttaattgtatgtgtatcaATTTAATCAAAAacagatcttggtaaaaaataagaatgggaatagtagagggaggaagaagaggggtgagagtgtgggtgagaAGGTTggcatagtgggaagaatcactatgttcctaaagttgtatttatgaaattcatgaagtttgtattccttaaataaaatgcttctggGGGAAAAATTTGATAGCTGAGAACACTGAGTTCCAGTTAAGCAAAAATGTTATCCTTCCAAAAGAGTTCTATTGTCCTCATTACTGGACCTATTATTATTAAATAGCATATGtaacttttattatatttttagtttcagcaataaaatatttttggaaatttgttttatttcttgttgTATACGTACTGCTATAATAGCTTTAATAGTTCATCTAGTCTGTGTAGAAACTAAAACATTTACTCCCTGCCCGTTATGGAAAAAGTTTTCCCAATCCAGACTACCTACACATTTGGACCACTATACTTTTGCTGTGGAACATAAAATTAAAAGGGTAGGACGGTCGTGGACCTTAAGGACAGCGGAGGTCTAGAACCGGAGGACTTTGATCGTTCATTGGACTTAGGGTGTGTCAATCTTCACCTTTCAGCAAATGAGCTTAGAGGTCGTTGTGAGGGAAGTGGTCCTTTGTTGGCCCTTCCTAGTTCCGGTCTTCCTGTACTCCGCAACCTTACTTGGCGGTTGGACTCTTTGCCGCCTTGTTGCGTAGTCTGAGGCACCGCCTTTGTGGGCTGTTCCTGGGAACATTCCTTGCCCGTTCCTTTCTGTCGTGAGGCCTCCTCTGGCACCAACAGACTTTTGACCCCTCAGCGTCAGGTGCTCCCACCTCGCCTCAGGCCTGACTGGCTGCCGTCAGCCTCCGCTCAGCAGCAGCCAGCTTGGTGGCCACCATCTTGGCCGCTGTCGTCGCCACCCCTAGCCGATTGTCTCCCAGCTGAGGTACTAACTGGTGTCATGTCTGCCACAGGGGATCGGGATCTGCCCCAAGAAGGCCAAGAAGGCCTGGCAAGCCTGGCGGGAGACCATGCCGAGGCAGCTGAAGCTGACAGTGAGGTAGGCCGCCACCTTGGCTCTGAGGGGGGCGAAGTGGCGCCTGCAGCCGGGGAGGCCGGGTTTGCAGGGCCCGAGGGAGGCCCcggagaagaggcagaggagagagtggagggggagcaggaggagataGTGGCCGGATCCGAGGGGGACTCTGATATCGGGCCGGCTGATGAAGAGGAGTACCTGGCAGCTGCGGTGAGGGGTATGGACGTGATGGTGGACGCACGTCGCTTCCCCATGGCGGGCTTCCGGTGGATGTTCCTGGACTTGGTCCACTCACTCCTCCACCGCGTCTACTACAACGATCACATCCTGGTCCGGCCCCACAGAGGCCGCATGATTGTGAGGCGTGAGACCCCTGCGGCCGCCGACTCGGATGAGCTCCCAGTGCTCCAGGTGCCTGAGCTGCCCAGGGTCAGGCCCGCATTCAACTTGGGCGAAGGCGACGTGCCCAGCCTGCCCTCGGTCGTGGCCATTCAAGACCTCGAGGACGCTgtggtggcccaagtatctgaggAGGCCAAAGATGGCGCCACGGCAGCCGCGAAGCCTGCAGAGGAGGCCGCAGGGGGAGCTGTGGAGGAGGCCGCGGGGAGCGCTGCACAGGACGCTGCGGAAGAAGCTGCAGAAGGGGCCGCAGGCCCAGAGGGTGAGAACTGGGCAGAGCGctgggaggccaggagcctgcGGCTTTGGGCTCGGGAGGGTTCTGGGTTGGGCAGAGGTGACCAGCACACTCCCCGGCCCTGCTGGACGCAGACTTCCAGTGGGGAAGCGGCGGGTTGCGTCCTTTCCAAATGTTCCTGAATGGAAGCCCAATTCTATAACAACCTTTACATTTTTGAGGAATCCTACGCTGCCCTCCACCAACCTGGGCTTAATGAGAGATCTGCGATTATCCATGCAGTTAAAGTGCCCAACACATGAATGCCAGTGGGAAGCAGGTGTTCGGGAGGTAACTTGGGAGGAAATGGCAAaactttctttcattaaaaaaaaagttagtggctttttaaaaagtaaagattcttggggctagcattgtggcacaacgggttaagactctgcttgccACAATTTGAATCCTAGCCACTCTACttaccatccagcttcctgctaatgtgccaggcaaggcagcagaggatgggctgagtacttggacccctgccacccatggagaccaggatggaattcctggctcctggctcctagctgttgcagctgttcatgagtgaaacaacagatgcaagatctctctctctctctctctctctctctctctctctctgtgtgtgtgtgtgtgtttctccctgtcactctgcttttcaaataaataaataaatacttaaattctTTTAAGTGTAAAGATTCTTAGAAAGCAATCCCCCTAAATGGTGAACCGATACAGAAGCACTTGATAAAAGTGAAATATTCAGGACGTTGAGGAACAAGTGAGCCTGACCATAGAATTTGTCTTTGTTGCAAACAGGTATTTTCCCAACAAATCCTATCAAAACATATAGAATGCGATCAGTCCCAGTGATGCTGAGGTCTTTCCAAAGGGCAGAAATAATCAGCTTCCCAGGGTGGGTGATTTactggaaaagtgaaattaggtCACTGTGGAAATGATCAAGTAGCACAAACCTGAGAGCCCTGGAGGTTTTATTATCAGCCAGCAAAATCGCGCCCAGCGGTTCTTTTCTTAGTTCTGCTTCTCCTGAGGGTAGAGTACTAGATAGTGCTACCAGTTATGTATTGAATTTTCTTTCCATGAACGTCTGATGCCAAatctgtacttttttttcccaCTAAAGAAGTAACTAAATGTAAGTGTGAAAGCTGGGATGAAGGTGCTGCAAGTgaggaagagaaagcagaaaaggaagaaaatgagaagaacagcaaagaacaaaaagaagaacCTGAAAATGATGCagacccagaagatggaaaatcaagGTATCAGTCTGTAGCTTTGAGTACATTCAGCCATTTCTGGCATTTACCTGTCTGATAACTTtatcttatttcatttaaaaaaattctccattAAATCAATCAAGAAAAAGTTTgtctaaaattaatttaaaattcatttaatttaataatttaatttaaaatttaaaaatcatttaaaattgtcTAACAGCATGTTACTTTAGAACATTTAGATAGCTAGTAAAATGCAATGTGTACTGAAATGTACTTCATGGCTACTTATTTGTTCTTGTGAGGCCTTTTATTCTCTAGCCGTAAGACTACTAACAAGTAAATTTATCAGAACTGGTACCTGAAACcagtatttgtttttgaaatcagTTACCAGAAGCAGCAGCTAATGTGGTTGGCCACATACCAGTTGGATCATCATTACTTGGCCACAGAAATGCAGCTTCCCATACTAACCAGTAGACAatgcctttcttttattttttaaaatatttatttatttgaaaggcagagttacagagagacagaggcagagagagagagacagagagagagaggtcttccatctgctggttcaccccccccccagatggccacaatggctggagctgagccaatctgaagccaggagcctggagtttcttctgggcctcccacacaggtgcaggggcccaagaacttgggtcatattccatttctttcctaggccatagcagagagctggattggaagtggcacagccggaacttgaactggcgcccatatgggatgccggtacttgcaggtggtggctttacccactatgtcacagtgccagccctgacaatGCCTTTCAAAATGTGAGGATTCACAAATATCAAAAAGTTAGGCATTTCAATTAGGACTACATTTAATGTTTGATGACTGTTCATTCAGTTgtagatttttctattttgtgtggcaaagaaaaaaaaacttagttaaAGTATGATTATTGTTTACCACTGAATTAGTAATTAAGTCTTAATTTACATCTTTTGCTTTAGTGTATTTAAATGATAAGCTAATATTTTGCTTTACTCCCATATTTTCACAGCTGCATATCTCATAGTAACAGCATTTTCCCTATGTGGTATGGTAAATATGGAAACCAAGGATCTGGGAGGGTAAGGGATTATCATCTGGGCAAGTTACACAGGCttgttctttacttttttaaaagattgatttattgatttaaaaggcagagttacagagaaaggaggggggagagatcttttacccactggttgactccccaaatggctgcaataaccagagctggcccaggccgaagccaggaacctggaactccatcctggtctcactcatgggtgccaggggcccaagtacttgagtcatcatctgctgctttcccaggcacattagcagggagctggatcgaaagtagagcaactgggagtcgaactagtgcccatatgggatgcctgcatcataggtggtagcttaacctactgcaccagaaTGCTGGCTCCCAGCACAGGCTTTTAAGGTGAAGAGACTTACTTAAATCCCAGAATGGCCTctcaaaacaacaacagcaacaagcaTTTCTGGTGTTAGGCAAGGATGGTGTGATCACATGATTGAGGCCATTGGCTGCAAGAGCACCCGATAGTCAAAGGTTTTAATTGCAAGAAGAAATAGGGGCTATTTTCTTAGATTTAGGAAGCAgattaatgttgtatgattattaattttctctcattttattctGTAGTTacaaagaatagaaagaaaaggaCAGCGAAAGAAGAAAGAACGTATTCTTTCTaggtttttcatttttgaagcCCAAGGAGACTTCATCAACACTAATTTCATTCCCGTGTTCACCACCCAAAAAGTGATTTCTAATGATAGCTGACTTTTCTCTTAATGTTTTGAAGATATATTTGATAGCATTTGTTCAGGTTAAGAATAAAAGGTTTGCTTTAAACTTAAATAGAAATATAGGCAGATTTTATTCAAGTTAAGTAACATTCGAATatgtttactttttgttttgattcACTTTATTTGCATTTGGAAGGGATCATTTTCCATCATTTGGTAAACTTATTTTGTTGTAGctcaaataatgaaaatttcaagTTTCAAATAGTTTTTGTAGAGAGCTCATACCTTTAGTTAAAGCTATATTGTCTACAAGTCAATAGCCATGTGTGGCtcctgagcacttgaaatgttaGTTCAATTTGAAATGTGTTGTAAGTGTAAAAAACAATGCAAAGTGTCTCATCAATAACTGTGTGCTGAAATG
Coding sequences within it:
- the CT47C1 gene encoding cancer/testis antigen family 47 member C1 is translated as MSATGDRDLPQEGQEGLASLAGDHAEAAEADSEVGRHLGSEGGEVAPAAGEAGFAGPEGGPGEEAEERVEGEQEEIVAGSEGDSDIGPADEEEYLAAAVRGMDVMVDARRFPMAGFRWMFLDLVHSLLHRVYYNDHILVRPHRGRMIVRRETPAAADSDELPVLQVPELPRVRPAFNLGEGDVPSLPSVVAIQDLEDAVVAQVSEEAKDGATAAAKPAEEAAGGAVEEAAGSAAQDAAEEAAEGAAGPEGENWAERWEARSLRLWAREGSGLGRGDQHTPRPCWTQTSSGEAAGCVLSKCS